Within Halococcus sediminicola, the genomic segment CGTCGAGCGCGCGATAGAGCGCCCACGCCGAGTCTTTCCCGCCCGAAAAGAGGCTCACCCATCCTGCCATGAGTGTAGTATCGGGCCGACGAACAAACGCGCTGCGGTCGGGCCGCGCCGTCGTGGATCCGAACGTTCACGGCCCCGCGCGAGGTAGGTCGCGGCGATGAACGGACACCGCTCGGGCAAACGCCCGTGGCTCGCGGCGGCGCTGGCGCTGCTCTATCCCGGACTCGGTCACGCCTACCTGCGCGAGTGGCTGCGCGCGCTTACGTGGTTCGCGCTGACGTTCGCGACCGTTGCGCTGGCGCTGCCCCAATCGGCAGTCCCGGACTCCGGTGGCGTCAGTCTCGATGCGGTCATGAGCGCGACCCGGGCGCTCCCGACGGAGGCTTCGGTCGCCATCTTCGTCCTCCTCGTGCTCAACACGGTCGATGCCTACCGTCTCGCCCGGCAGGAGAGTCGACCCGAAGAGACGGTCGTCACCGACGGCGAGCGGCGCTGTCCGAACTGTGGCCGCGAGACCGACGCCGACCTCGAATTCTGTCAGTGGTGTACCGAACCGGTCGAGACCGGCGAGTGAGCGCGGGATAGAAGCACGTCGAGACCCGAAGAAGAGTATGGGCTATGCCTGTCCCGTCTGTGAGACGCCGCAGGCCGACGCGCAACATCTCGCGAACCACCTCGCGTTCACCGCGCTGCTCGGCGACGACGACCACGAGTCGTGGCTCGACGAGCACGCACCGGGCTGGGAGGAGTCGGGCGAGGACGATCTCGCCGAGCGGGTCGAAGAAGGGGCCTCGGAAGTCGAGTACCCACGGGTCTTCGAGGACACGACTGGCCACGACCACCGCCACGGCGACGAACCCAAACCCGGAGATCTCTTCGACGAGCGCCCGACGCGCGGGCCATCCAGGGAATCGCGTCTCGACGCCGAGACCGCCGCCGCAGTCGAGCAGGCCCGCGCGATGACGCAGGACGATGGTGACGAGGAAGCGAGCGACGAGGACGAAAACGGGTAACTGCTCGCCGGACGAAGCGAGCCTATGCACACGGATGGACGCTTTGCGCCGGCCACCGAGGAGGCAGCCCGCGAGCGCTACGCAACGCTCGGACCCACGGCACAGACCGTGGTCCGGGAGGTCGCAACGGCGATGGAGTTCGACAAGGACGAGTACGACGAGCGCGTGACGAGCACGGTCGTCGAGCGGGCGCGCAACGCACTGTTTGCCTCCGCGCTCGAAATCTCCATTGGTGAGCGCGAGGCGTTCGACGACTGGCGGGCCGCCCATCCCGACTACGAATGGCACATCATCGGCAACGAGAACGTTCCCCGCATGGCGTGGCACGCCGTCCCCTTCTCCGAACAGGCAGTCGCGGCGACCTTTGCAAACGAGGAGCGTGCGGCCGTCGAGACGCTGCGCCGACAGGCATTCGGGCGGCTCTACCGCGATCTCTTCGAGTGATCTTCAGCCGGGTAAGAAGACGTTGATGACGGCGACGACGATACCGGCAAGTCCCATGCGGATACCGGCGATATACCATTTCTGACGGGATATCGAGGCCATGTACGCCCCGAACGTGAACAGAACGCCGACCGCCATCGCGACCGAGGCGAGCGTCGCCTGCAACAGCGAGAGGACTGTGTCTTCGAGTAGAAACGGCAATAGAGGGACGACGAGACCGAGAAGCGGGCCGAGACCACTCATCAGCGCGTTCACCACTTGGTTGCTCATCTTCTCGCGTTCGACGCGGGTACCGCTCAAATCGGCGAGCATCGCGTCCTCGGTCTCCTGAATCTCGGCGCGCATCTCCGCACGTTCGATCTCCCAGACGCTCCACACTCCGGAGGTGGTGAGTCCAACCGCCGCGGCGAGTCCGAGACTCACGACGGTGAGTCCGTCGGAAATTCCCGAAAGGTACGCCCCGACGGTAACGCCGACGCCGGTGAGCGCGCCGTCGAAACCGTTCGAGACGAAGTAGCGGCGCGCGATCGGTCCGACCATGCCGGTGTCGACGCGGTCGGCCAGCGAATCGTCGTCGGCCATCAGTCCTGCGCCGTCGGGACGTCCTCGACGATGTACTCGCCACAGGCGACCTGATCGACCGAGTGGACCCGCGCGCCCGTGTCCTCGACGGTCGCGCTCACCGCCTCGAAGTCGATGGCCTCCCCCTCGATGGTGAACTTGATGTTGCGGACCTCCTCGTCCATCTCCAGGAGGGTGGCGTTGACGCCATCGACGCCGTCGAGGTCGGCGATCTCCTCGGCGACCGCGAGCATGGTCGGCTCGTGTGGCTTGAGCACGTCGATGACTAACTGACGAATGGTGGCCATATCGTGCCGAACGACGTCTAACGGTAAGGGTGTGTTGATGCCGTAGCAACCGTCGTTCGTCCACTCTTACAACCGGATTCGACGGCTGCTTACGAGGAGTCGTCCTCGTCCTCTACATCCCCAGAAGTCAGGGATTGCTGGTGTGCAAACGAAAACGACGACTACTCGTCGTCGTTTTCGTCAACGTCCTCGAAGTCCGCGTCGACGTACTCCTCGTCGTCGCCGTCCCCGTCAGCGCCACCCATGTCACCCATGCCACCGGGACCGCCCGCCGCGCCGGCCCCGCCCGCACCGCCGGCGGCCTGCTGGGCAGCCTCCTGCTGTTGGTACATCTGCTTGCCGATTTCTTGCAGTTCGGTCGAGAGGGTTTCGGTCGCATCCTGGAGTTCCTCGGTCGTCGCGTCCTCGTCTTCGAGGACCTCCTCGACGTCCTCGATAGCCGCTTCGATGTCGGCCCGGAGGTCGTCGTCGACCTGCTCTTCGTTCTCCTCGAGGAGCGTGTTCGCGCGCTGGACCGAACTCTCGGCCTCGTTGCGCGCCTCGATACGCTCGCGGCGCTGCTCGTCTTCCTCGGCGTACTGCTCGGCTTCGTCCTGCATGCGGTCGATCTCGTCGTCGGAGAGGCCCGCACCGCCCTCGATGGTGATCTCCTCTGAGTTGCCCGAGCCTTGGTCGTGGGCCTCGACGTTGACGATGCCGTTCTCGTCGATGTTGAACGTCACCTCGATCTGGGGTGTCCCCGCAGGAGCGGGCGGGATGCCCGACAGCTGAAACTCACCCAACAGTTCGTTCTCGTTGGCGATCTCGCGCTCGCCCTGGAACACGCGCACCTGGACCTGAGTCTGGTTCGCCGCGGCGGTGGTGAACACCTTCGACTCCTCGGTCGGGATCGTCGTGTTCTTCTCGATGAGCCGCTCGAAGAGGCCGCCCTTGACCTCGATACCTAGCGAGAGCGGCGTGACGTCGAGCAGTACGATGTCGTCGACGTCGCCCGAGAGCACGCCACCCT encodes:
- a CDS encoding DUF5809 family protein, with the protein product MHTDGRFAPATEEAARERYATLGPTAQTVVREVATAMEFDKDEYDERVTSTVVERARNALFASALEISIGEREAFDDWRAAHPDYEWHIIGNENVPRMAWHAVPFSEQAVAATFANEERAAVETLRRQAFGRLYRDLFE
- a CDS encoding DUF5810 domain-containing protein — translated: MGYACPVCETPQADAQHLANHLAFTALLGDDDHESWLDEHAPGWEESGEDDLAERVEEGASEVEYPRVFEDTTGHDHRHGDEPKPGDLFDERPTRGPSRESRLDAETAAAVEQARAMTQDDGDEEASDEDENG
- a CDS encoding VIT1/CCC1 transporter family protein, coding for MADDDSLADRVDTGMVGPIARRYFVSNGFDGALTGVGVTVGAYLSGISDGLTVVSLGLAAAVGLTTSGVWSVWEIERAEMRAEIQETEDAMLADLSGTRVEREKMSNQVVNALMSGLGPLLGLVVPLLPFLLEDTVLSLLQATLASVAMAVGVLFTFGAYMASISRQKWYIAGIRMGLAGIVVAVINVFLPG
- a CDS encoding zinc ribbon domain-containing protein, with translation MNGHRSGKRPWLAAALALLYPGLGHAYLREWLRALTWFALTFATVALALPQSAVPDSGGVSLDAVMSATRALPTEASVAIFVLLVLNTVDAYRLARQESRPEETVVTDGERRCPNCGRETDADLEFCQWCTEPVETGE
- a CDS encoding DUF211 domain-containing protein, whose translation is MATIRQLVIDVLKPHEPTMLAVAEEIADLDGVDGVNATLLEMDEEVRNIKFTIEGEAIDFEAVSATVEDTGARVHSVDQVACGEYIVEDVPTAQD